Part of the Shewanella eurypsychrophilus genome is shown below.
TGCCGCTTATCTGCAAAATATTCCAGGCTTGAGAGTCGGAGATCGTATTGCTATTCAGCTGCCTAATATCACCCAATACGTGATTGCGGCTTACGGTGCAATTCGTTCAGGTATGGTGCTGGTAAACACCAACCCGCTATATACCGAACGCGAGTTAACCCATCAATATAATGACTCAGGCGCTAAAGTCTTAGTCGTACTGTCGGATCTACTACCAAACCTTGAGAATGTAGTTGCCAACACAAGAATAGACACTGTCATTTCGACTCATGCGGCGGATCTGCTCGCACCTCAGGCACAACCAGAGGTTAGCTTTGAAACACATAAACTGTTAGATGTTTTAGCCCTGGGAAAAAGTCTCCCATTTGAACGCTTAAGCGCCAACTTAACCGAGCTTGCAGCACTGCAGTATACCGGTGGCACTACCGGATTATCTAAGGGTGCGATGCTTAGCCACTGCAATTTAATTGCGAATGCGATGCAGATAAAATCACGCTTGAGCGACAAGTTAGTAGAAGGTGAGGAGATATTTGTTGCACCACTGCCTGTCTACCATATCTATGCCTTCATGGTGAATCTAGTGCTGTATTTCGAGCGCGGTTGTTGTTCTGTTCTGGTACCTAACCCAAGAGATATCTCATCACTTATCAAGACACTATCAAACTACCCTTTTACTGGCTTCGCTGGGCTCAACACCCTGTTTGTCGGTTTGTGTCATCAGCCAGAATTTAAAGCGTTAGATTTTAGCCACCTTAAGGTCACCATCTCAGGTGGCACGGCCCTAACACAAGCAGCTGCGAATATGTGGCAAGAGACCACCAAGTGCACCATATCTGAAGGCTATGGCTTATCCGAAACCTCTCCGGTTGTGTCACTCAACGCGCCCGGTCTTGAGCAGTTAGGCACCATTGGTAAGCCCGTCATTGATACTTGTGTAAAGATCCTCGATAACGATGATAATGAAGTGCCTCAGGGCGAAACTGGCGAACTGGCAGTCAAGGGCCCTCAGGTAATGAGTGGCTATTGGAACAAGCCCGAAGAGACTGCCCAGGTAATGACCAAGGACGGCTATTTCAAAACGGGTGACATTGCCTTAGCGACGAAAGACGGTCTGCATAAGATAGTCGAT
Proteins encoded:
- a CDS encoding AMP-binding protein → MAYDSDPTLDLTQYTSLIDLIEQASEKYADKTAYACLGHHSTFSDIERDSRYFAAYLQNIPGLRVGDRIAIQLPNITQYVIAAYGAIRSGMVLVNTNPLYTERELTHQYNDSGAKVLVVLSDLLPNLENVVANTRIDTVISTHAADLLAPQAQPEVSFETHKLLDVLALGKSLPFERLSANLTELAALQYTGGTTGLSKGAMLSHCNLIANAMQIKSRLSDKLVEGEEIFVAPLPVYHIYAFMVNLVLYFERGCCSVLVPNPRDISSLIKTLSNYPFTGFAGLNTLFVGLCHQPEFKALDFSHLKVTISGGTALTQAAANMWQETTKCTISEGYGLSETSPVVSLNAPGLEQLGTIGKPVIDTCVKILDNDDNEVPQGETGELAVKGPQVMSGYWNKPEETAQVMTKDGYFKTGDIALATKDGLHKIVDRKKDMIIVSGFNVYPNEVEDVLANHESILECAVIGIKDERSGEAVKAVIVLADQAADTDAAKLAITAYCREQLTAYKIPKQIEFMAALPKSTVGKILRRELRKS